A stretch of Shewanella dokdonensis DNA encodes these proteins:
- the poxB gene encoding ubiquinone-dependent pyruvate dehydrogenase, which produces MGQSIAYFIADTLSKAGVKRMWGVTGDSLNGISDSLRKIGTIEWLGTRHEETAAFAAGAEASISGELSVCAGSCGPGNLHLINGLFDCHRNRVPVLAIAAHIPSAEIGTNYFQETHPQELFKECSVFCELVSNPEQMPYLLETAMRQAILHRDVAVIVLPGDVALKPMPEGVDPKWSLPKPATYLPAMPDIETLAQRLNGSSKITLLCGAGCADAHDEVVALAAKLQAPIVHALRGKEYLEYDNPYDVGMTGLIGFASGYHAMRQAETVLLLGTSFPYRAFYPEKASILQVDNNPASLGRHCQIDFGVLGDIKHTIDELLPLIDEGRSRSHLDQCLKNYHEARKDLDDLASGKTSHNLIHPQYLARLISETAAEDAVFTADVGTPTVWAARYLQMNGKRRLIGSFNHGSMANALSQAMGAQAENRQRQVVAMCGDGGFSMLMGDLLSLRQLKLPVKIVVFNNRSLGFVAMEMKAGGYLSNDTDLQNPSFAAIAEACGVRGIHVDDPKALPQALQDAFDDEGPVVVEVDTAKQELAMPPQIKFEHAKGFSLYMMKAIINGRGDEIVELSKTNWFR; this is translated from the coding sequence ATGGGGCAAAGTATTGCGTATTTCATCGCTGACACCCTGAGTAAAGCGGGTGTCAAGCGCATGTGGGGTGTTACTGGCGACTCGCTGAATGGTATCAGCGATAGCTTGCGAAAAATCGGCACCATCGAATGGCTTGGTACTCGTCATGAAGAAACAGCGGCCTTTGCTGCGGGGGCGGAAGCCAGTATCTCCGGTGAATTGTCTGTCTGTGCCGGTTCCTGCGGCCCGGGTAACTTACATCTGATCAATGGCTTGTTTGACTGTCACCGCAACCGCGTTCCCGTACTAGCGATTGCCGCCCATATCCCTTCCGCTGAAATCGGCACCAACTATTTCCAAGAAACCCACCCGCAAGAATTATTTAAAGAATGCAGCGTGTTCTGTGAACTGGTGTCTAATCCAGAACAGATGCCTTACTTGCTGGAAACCGCCATGCGACAAGCGATACTGCATCGTGACGTAGCTGTGATTGTGCTGCCCGGCGATGTAGCGTTAAAACCGATGCCGGAAGGGGTTGACCCCAAGTGGAGTTTGCCAAAGCCCGCCACCTATCTTCCTGCTATGCCCGATATTGAAACACTGGCGCAGCGGTTGAATGGCAGCAGCAAGATTACGCTGCTTTGTGGTGCTGGTTGTGCTGATGCCCATGATGAAGTAGTGGCGCTGGCCGCCAAACTGCAAGCGCCTATTGTCCATGCGCTGCGCGGTAAGGAATATCTGGAATACGATAATCCCTACGATGTGGGCATGACTGGGCTTATCGGTTTCGCTTCCGGTTACCATGCGATGCGCCAGGCCGAGACCGTGCTGTTGCTTGGCACCAGCTTCCCTTATCGGGCATTTTATCCAGAAAAAGCCAGCATATTGCAGGTGGATAACAACCCGGCATCGCTTGGTCGTCATTGCCAGATTGATTTCGGCGTGTTGGGCGATATCAAACACACCATTGATGAATTGTTGCCGCTGATCGATGAGGGTCGCTCCCGTAGCCATCTGGATCAGTGTTTGAAAAACTACCATGAAGCCAGAAAAGATCTGGACGACCTAGCCAGTGGCAAAACCTCCCACAACCTCATACATCCACAATATCTGGCACGGCTGATCAGTGAAACTGCCGCCGAAGATGCGGTGTTCACTGCCGATGTGGGCACGCCGACGGTTTGGGCTGCGCGTTATCTACAGATGAATGGCAAACGGCGGCTGATAGGTTCCTTTAACCACGGCTCAATGGCCAATGCCTTGTCACAAGCGATGGGCGCTCAGGCCGAAAACCGTCAACGGCAAGTGGTTGCCATGTGTGGTGACGGTGGTTTCTCCATGCTGATGGGGGATTTACTGTCGCTGCGGCAGTTGAAATTGCCAGTGAAAATCGTGGTATTCAATAACCGTTCGCTAGGATTTGTGGCGATGGAAATGAAGGCGGGTGGTTACCTCTCCAACGACACTGACTTGCAAAACCCCAGCTTTGCCGCGATTGCAGAAGCTTGCGGGGTTCGCGGTATTCACGTGGACGATCCTAAAGCCTTGCCGCAAGCGTTGCAGGATGCCTTCGATGATGAAGGGCCGGTCGTGGTGGAAGTGGATACTGCCAAGCAGGAACTGGCCATGCCGCCACAGATCAAGTTTGAACATGCCAAAGGTTTTAGCCTGTATATGATGAAAGCCATTATCAATGGCCGTGGTGATGAAATTGTCGAATTAAGCAAGACTAACTGGTTCCGTTAA
- a CDS encoding class I SAM-dependent methyltransferase yields the protein MWDDVYNAEHYVYGSEPNEFLRAHSADLPQGRVLCIGDGEGRNSVYLARQGYQVTAVDLSAVGIAKAKKLAAQYEVNVDYIQADLADFSFGNKQWDGIVSIFCHLPAALRKRVHQQVIDSLKPGGVFLLEGYTARQLQFGTGGPKAVEMLLDKDEVASELAALNILHLQALDRQVIEGVKHTGTGAVLQLLAQK from the coding sequence ATGTGGGATGATGTCTACAATGCCGAACACTATGTGTATGGCAGTGAACCCAACGAATTTTTGCGGGCGCACAGTGCCGATCTGCCCCAAGGGCGGGTGTTGTGTATTGGTGATGGCGAAGGCCGTAACTCTGTGTATCTGGCACGACAAGGCTACCAAGTCACCGCCGTCGATCTGTCCGCTGTTGGTATTGCTAAAGCGAAGAAACTCGCGGCGCAATATGAGGTCAATGTTGACTATATTCAGGCCGATCTGGCGGATTTTAGCTTTGGCAACAAGCAGTGGGATGGCATCGTCTCTATTTTTTGTCATCTGCCAGCTGCGCTACGTAAACGTGTGCATCAGCAGGTGATTGATAGCTTAAAACCGGGCGGCGTATTCCTGTTGGAAGGCTATACAGCCAGACAATTACAATTCGGTACTGGCGGCCCCAAGGCCGTAGAAATGCTGTTGGATAAAGATGAAGTCGCTAGCGAATTAGCGGCGCTGAATATCTTGCATCTGCAAGCGTTAGATCGGCAGGTGATTGAAGGTGTTAAACACACAGGCACTGGTGCAGTGTTGCAGCTGTTAGCACAAAAGTGA
- a CDS encoding FRG domain-containing protein yields MVEINSLSDAIDVTKNIGGNLWFRGHSDISYKLIPSVLRNMDGKLYDESRLIKEFIRRNPEAKDKHNNILELLTYAQHYGLPTRLLDWTENLLVALYFACSSKNHKDGNLFILDSKKRKFENFEYLISNIDFWETLVILDGNEIVFSFLSAKEMLINKIIELQIKEDKVNSKIHTYFNDLKFDEIVKIKGSLENHYCTNDDPVNLTFEVGDSISRLNDSIFLYQPPMINKRLISQAGCFTIHTGKYIYNRDLIPTVDAQEACPEMIKSYTIPATSKENILYELRMCGIHHSTIFPELEYLTADIKSYCMF; encoded by the coding sequence ATGGTAGAAATTAATAGTCTTTCAGATGCTATAGATGTAACGAAAAACATAGGTGGTAACTTATGGTTTAGAGGACACTCAGACATCAGTTATAAGCTAATACCAAGTGTGTTAAGAAATATGGATGGAAAGCTCTATGATGAATCAAGGCTAATTAAGGAGTTTATTAGAAGAAATCCAGAAGCTAAAGATAAGCATAATAACATACTAGAACTTCTCACTTATGCTCAGCATTATGGGCTACCTACAAGATTATTAGACTGGACAGAAAACCTTTTAGTTGCATTATATTTTGCATGTTCATCTAAAAATCACAAAGATGGCAACCTATTTATTTTAGATTCTAAAAAAAGAAAATTTGAAAACTTTGAATATTTAATTTCAAATATTGATTTCTGGGAAACCTTAGTAATATTAGATGGAAATGAAATTGTATTTTCGTTTCTTAGTGCTAAAGAGATGCTAATTAACAAGATAATTGAGTTGCAAATCAAGGAAGACAAGGTAAATAGTAAGATACATACATACTTTAATGATTTAAAATTTGACGAAATAGTTAAAATTAAAGGCAGTCTTGAGAATCATTATTGTACAAATGACGATCCCGTAAATCTAACTTTTGAAGTGGGCGATTCAATTAGTAGATTAAATGACTCTATCTTTTTATATCAACCGCCAATGATTAATAAGAGACTTATTAGTCAGGCTGGATGCTTTACTATACATACAGGAAAATACATTTATAATCGCGATCTAATACCCACTGTAGATGCTCAAGAAGCATGTCCAGAAATGATAAAATCATATACCATTCCAGCCACATCTAAAGAAAACATTCTTTATGAATTAAGGATGTGTGGCATTCATCATTCAACAATATTTCCAGAACTGGAATATCTAACAGCTGATATTAAATCTTACTGTATGTTTTAA